A single window of Achromobacter xylosoxidans DNA harbors:
- a CDS encoding methyl-accepting chemotaxis protein, whose amino-acid sequence MRTASRLLQDSYRRTDRAMLPLLWLLFIVGLCMAPQYGRWAAALVVGGLAAGIPSLLILWLPGRLATRLAVACGLMVLAALHIHLMSGMTEIHFGIFVLLSLLLAYRDWRAILCAALVIAVHHLSFNFLQQWGYGTICFTEPSLGMVLLHATYVVVQAAALGWLAWKMERAGVAAEELARLSAHIGREVGVFDLRFDGQGMHSDLGRSFKTTMDAVHRTMSEVRATATSLSVALSEMMQGNQQLDAHAGTQAESLARTAASMRDLAANVHDNAARAQQARQLTDQARQTVDAGSAAVAGVATMMGEIQQESKKISEIIGLIDSIAFQTNILALNAAVEAARAGESGRGFAVVATEVRALAQRSASAARDIRTLIGGSLHKTSEGFRQADHAAGVIREVVSSIDQAARIVGQIGEAGQTQSADIDAVNLAVSNMDELVRETASEVAQAARASTAQQSQAAALLRAVEVFRLQADPSADAVAAPGARPPSAALTLAGA is encoded by the coding sequence CCCTGCTTTGGCTGCTGTTCATCGTTGGCCTGTGCATGGCGCCGCAGTACGGTCGTTGGGCCGCCGCCCTCGTCGTCGGCGGCTTGGCCGCCGGCATTCCTTCGTTGCTGATTCTCTGGTTGCCCGGGCGCCTGGCCACGCGCCTGGCCGTGGCCTGTGGACTGATGGTGCTGGCCGCGCTGCACATCCACCTGATGTCCGGCATGACCGAAATCCACTTCGGCATCTTCGTCCTGCTCTCGCTGCTGCTGGCGTATCGCGACTGGCGCGCCATCCTGTGCGCGGCGCTGGTGATCGCGGTGCATCACCTGTCCTTCAATTTCCTGCAGCAGTGGGGATACGGGACCATCTGCTTTACCGAGCCCAGCCTGGGCATGGTGCTGTTGCATGCCACCTACGTGGTGGTGCAGGCCGCCGCGCTGGGGTGGCTGGCCTGGAAGATGGAACGGGCCGGCGTCGCCGCCGAAGAACTGGCCCGGCTCAGCGCGCACATCGGGCGCGAAGTCGGCGTGTTCGACCTGCGGTTCGACGGGCAGGGCATGCACAGCGACCTGGGCCGCAGTTTCAAGACCACCATGGACGCGGTGCATCGGACCATGAGCGAGGTGCGGGCGACCGCGACGTCGCTATCCGTCGCCTTGAGCGAGATGATGCAGGGCAATCAGCAGCTCGACGCGCACGCGGGCACGCAGGCCGAATCGCTGGCGCGTACCGCCGCGTCGATGCGCGACCTGGCGGCCAATGTCCATGACAACGCCGCGCGCGCGCAGCAGGCGCGGCAACTGACCGACCAGGCGCGCCAGACCGTCGACGCGGGCAGCGCCGCCGTGGCGGGCGTGGCGACCATGATGGGCGAAATCCAGCAGGAGTCGAAAAAGATCTCGGAAATCATCGGCCTGATCGACAGCATTGCGTTCCAGACCAATATCCTGGCGCTGAACGCGGCGGTGGAGGCGGCGCGCGCCGGTGAGAGCGGGCGCGGCTTCGCGGTGGTGGCCACCGAGGTCCGGGCGCTGGCGCAGCGCAGCGCCAGCGCGGCGCGCGACATTCGCACGTTGATCGGAGGTTCCCTGCACAAGACCAGCGAGGGGTTTCGCCAGGCCGATCACGCGGCTGGGGTGATCCGCGAGGTGGTGTCCAGCATCGACCAGGCGGCGCGCATCGTCGGCCAGATCGGCGAGGCGGGACAAACCCAGAGCGCGGATATCGACGCGGTAAACCTGGCGGTGTCCAACATGGATGAGCTGGTCCGCGAGACCGCGTCCGAGGTGGCCCAGGCCGCTCGCGCCTCGACCGCGCAGCAATCGCAGGCGGCGGCCTTGCTGCGGGCGGTGGAAGTGTTCCGCCTGCAAGCCGACCCATCGGCCGATGCCGTGGCCGCGCCGGGCGCGCGGCCGCCATCCGCCGCGTTGACGCTGGCGGGCGCGTGA